The genomic segment ggtgctgttttttggaagaaatcagctcagtttttctattcctgggtaaTTCCTTTAACTCTCTGCATGTACACAAAACTATTGAtctgcttcttaaaggggtactccgccccaagacatcttatcccctatccaaaggataggggataagatgttagatcgccgcggtcccgctgctggggaccccgggatccccgctgcggcaccgcgctattactgcgcagagcgagttcgctctgtgcgtaatgacgggcgatacaggggccggagcagtgtgaagtcatggctccgcccctcgtgacatcatggcccgtccccttaatgcaagtctatggcagggggcgtgacgtcacgaggggcggaattACTGCTTTACTGAACTTGACGCCACTTATCGCCAATGAGTGGGCACAAAATCTCACTGCCTGTGTCAGTCTGGAGCTCCCCTCTGAGGAGGTCAGtgttgtgtctccagttgttgcaaaacaacaactcccagcatgcccagcctttacagtgtatacagggaaAGTATAcaggccagtgtgtgtgtgtatacacaaaatatatatagCTCCTGTGTGTACTGAGGACGAGTATATAGaacgttttccaaccagggtgccaacagctgtccgggcaaactgggagttgtagatttgcaacagctggaggcacacaatgtGGTAGAGGGTGattagtatacacacacacacacacacacacacacacgtgttttccaaccagggggccttcagctgtctgTGTATTTGTATTAAGGATGGaccgatatgtttttttttagggccgatacagataatcggtgcaggttagggccgatagccgataacttataccgatattccggtataagttatcggctatttaccccccgCGACAACGGTGCAGatgattgatttaaagcgggcgctttaaatcaatgaactgcagtggcttttgcggtgccataggccgccgccgccacccgctactctccccctgcctgtcctggggtcctaagTCCTATCACCACGACTGCTAACCCCCCCACCTCCGCACCCTCCCACCCCGTTGCACagcgcaccgccccggccccattgcctcccccatccccggttgtatagtgACCtgctcccggggtccactctacatctggctccggtggcgtcctcctgagctgtcactgtgacgTCGCGTCACTCGTCAGTGTGCACAGCGtagcgcaggacgcagcaggagccagaagtagcgttgacACCGGGAACAGGTcactatacaaccggggatgggggaggcaatggggccggggcggtgcattatcggcaaggtaattgccgacaccgataatgcccaaaatcgtgattatcggccaaaccgataatcggtcggtccctagtgtgtgtgtgtgtgtgtgtgtgtgtgtgtgtgtgtgtgtgtgtgtgtgtatatgtgtatgtatatatatatgtgtgtgtgtgtgtatataaacacacaatcacatcatacatacataatacacacatatgcatcatacacacaccccccattgttttccaaccagagtgcatcctgtttagcagtagctggaggcacactagttggaaaacaataaagtagagcagtgtttcccaaccagggtgcctccagatgttgcaaaactacaactcccagcatgcctggacagccggttgtagttttgcaacagctggaggccccctggttgggaaacaatgtagtAGAGGCATATAGCGTTCTCTATATATGTATCTGAGCCGACTTTGCACAACTCACCTTGCAGGCTGTAGGAGACCATGGCTTCCCAGTCTTTCGGATTCTCCATGGAGGTCCCCTCGGGATCGGCTCCTTCTATGTAGAACCCATGGGAAAGACGCACTAGAGCcatcaccatgggggctttgtcttggtcaccaccaccgccgccacctTCCACCCCACCGGGGGCCCCCTCTtcaggctccctggcctcagcTGGAGCTGCCTGACCCGCCCCGGGTTCATTGATAAAAGAGAGACCCCACTCGTTCTGGAAAATGGCGCCCAAGTTTTCCTGGCTGACGGGGGAGGGTggtgaggaggaggacagggaggagcaggaggaggaggagagggagtgGGGGGCAGCGGTGCCATCGCCTCCGCTTTGTGCAGCATTCAGCAGGCAGTTGGGGAGGGTGGTGGAGGTGCGGAGGGCAGAGCTGGGCACCAGTCCTTTGCCATCCAGGTTCTCTTTCACCTTGCTGGCGTAGCTGATTTTGGGCAGCGTCCTGGCGCTGCTGCTGTCGACGGGAAAGACGGGCAGAGGCTTAAATAGCAGCCAGCTGTCGGCGGCCGGCTCCTTCTCAGCCGGTGGGGAGGGCTGGCGCGACACATTTCTGCTCTTGTCACCCGCCGTCTGCTCGGGCCTCATATCCGCACACGGGGTCTCTGTGGAGTTTAAGGCTTCGCGGTTCCTGGGGCGCTGGGTGTGGGGGCCCCCTCCGGGTCGGGGCACCCACGCTTTACGTTTACCATCTCGGTATTGGCTCTCATAGTCCCAATAACCTTTGCGGTGGCCGGAGTAGGAGGtgcggtgatggtggtggtggtgtgtggGGTAGTAGTTGGGGTGATACTGAGATGGGGGGGGCCTCTGGAGACCACGGCCGGACGAGTCCCTCTCGCAGCCTCGCAAGTGACGAAGGTTCAGGGAGTTGGAGGGGCTGAGGGGGACGCTGTCCTCGGTGCGGCCTGCGAGCGCCTCGATTTCTGGCCCGTATCCGTTAGAGTCCCAGGAGCCTGAAATGGAAGAGAGAGAAGAGTGAATGAAGATCCTTGAGAGGGGGGAAAAGCCAGGGGTCAcagagagaggagggggagaccaccAAAAGGTCAGAGAGAGGGGAGACTGCCGGGGGtcacacagagaggagggggagaccaccAAAACGtcagagaggagggggagaccgccgggggtcacacacacacacacacaggaggggggagaccgccggggggggggggggggtcgcacagagaggaggggggggaccACCAAAAAGGTCAGAGAGGAAGGGGGGAgaccgccggggggggggggggggtcacacagagagaggaggggggggggtcacacagagagaggagggggggggtcacacaGTTTAGACATACACTAACACCTTCAGCTATGCAGCCTCCTCCTATATGAGCTGTGGCCCCTATAGATGAGCCTTGAGGGGCCCTATAGTGTATGCAGCACCCGGTAATTTATAACCCATACAGCACAGTGCGGGGGCCCCCTATAGTGCATACAGCACAGTGCGGGGGCCCCCTATAGTGCATACAGCACAGTGCGGGGGCCCCCTATAGTGCATACAGCACAGTGCGGGGGCCCCCTATAGTGCATACAGCACAGTGCGGGGGCCCCCTATAGTGCATACAGCACAGTGCGGGGGCCCCCTATAGTGCATACAGCACAGTGCGGGGGCCCCCTATAGTGCATACAGCACAGTGCGGGGGCCCCCTATAGTGCATACAGCACAGTGCGGGGGCCCCCTATAGTGCATACAGCACAGTGCGGGGCCCCCTATAGTGCATACAGCACAGTGCGGGGCCCCCTATAGTGCATACAGCACAGTGCGGGGCCCCCTATAGTGCATACAGCAGAGTGCGGGGCCCCCTATAGTGCATACAGCACAGTGCGGGGCCCCCTATAGTGCATACAGCACAGTGCGGGGCCCCCTATAGTGTATACAGCACAGTGCGGGGCCCCCTATAGTGTATACAGCACAGTGCGGGGCCCCCTATAGTGTATACAGCACAGTGCGGGGCCCCCTATAGTGTATACAGCACAGTGCGGGGCCCCCTATAGTGTATACAGCACAGAGCGGGGCCCCTATAGTGTATACAGCACAGTGCGGGGCCCCTATAGTGTATACAGCACAGTGCGGGGCCCCCTATAGTGTATACAGCACAGTGCGGGGCCCCCTATAGTGTATACAGCACAGTGCGGGGCCCCCTATAGTGTATACAGCACAGTGCGGGGCCCCTATAGTGTATACAGCACAGTGCGGGGCCCCTATAGTGTATACAGCACAGTGCGGGGCccctatagtgtatacagtacacagggcccCGACTCCACCcacagaaaggaaggaggaagcaGCTGAACGTCACCCGGGAGCCGGCACCTCACATGGGCCGCGAGGCCTCCAGAGCCCAAACACACGAGCAgggtgggggaggagcggacattAACCTCTTGCTGCCCTCAGCAACCACAACAAGAATTCTGCAAaagcctttcccccccccccccaccctatcATTAAAACTAGGAGCCCCCAGAAGTCCATAACAGACTGCAGtctcctccataacagtgatgtATACAGTCACCCTCAGTGCGTAGtatatatagaactgtatatgGTAATAGTGCTCCCCAATCTGTGCTCTCCTgctgttccaaaactataactcccatcatgccctgaaagccaaaaggTCCTATATAAAGTCCTATCAGTCCTCTAGGCACCAAAACATTACATATCTAATcacccccctgtatatacaaCCCCCGATCCTTATATTAGTATATAATATCTGCTGTACACATGACATATACCAgagtctatacacatatatatatatatatacacacatacatatacacatatatatatatatatatatatatatatatatatatacacacacatatacatatagtcTCTGCTCTGTACAcatgatatacactgctcaaaaagatgAAGGGGACACTTAAACaccacactggccctcatttacttagagaatcgggttgtaagtctatgttgcttttttccctggtatttattattatgtcgcatcctgtttgtcgctcgtgggttttgttggttttggtttccaactcctgagttgtcgggaaaaaatccacaacaattcaacaaattcgggttggaaacctttataaatacgtgggaaagctcagaaatgatggttacgcccctttttcgggagaatccacatcgggtccatcgggaaaaaatgtcacatcgtgtcgcagactggcgcaccatgtctgacatgtcgcagacaaagatgcgtcaaaaaaacccgacaaaacaagttgggtttagaatagtaaataagggccaatgtaactccaagtcactgacacttgtgtgagatcccactgtccactcaggaagaacactgattgacaatcaatttcacatggaacagacaacaggtggaaattataggcaattagcaagacacccccaataaaggagtggttctgcaggtggtgaccacagaccacttctcagtatctatgcttcctggctgatggtttggtcacttttgaatgctggcggtgctttcactctagtagtagcacgagacagagtctacaacccacacaagtggctcaggtagtgcagctcatccaggatggcacatcaatgcgagctgtggcaagaaggtttgctgtgtctgtcagcgtagtgtccagagcatggaggcgctaccaggagacaggccagtacatcaggagatgtggaggaggccgtaggagggcaacaacccaacagcaggaccgctacctccgcctttgtgcaaggaggagcaggaggagcactgccagagcaatgcaaaatgacctccagcaggacacaaatgtgcatgtgtccacttaaacggtcagaaacagactccatgaggtggtatgagggcccgacgtccacaggtgggggttgtgcttacagtccaacaccaggcaggacgtttggcaaattcaccacaggcgccctgtgctcttcacagatgaaagcaggttcacactgagcacatgtgacagagtctggagacgccttggagaacgttctgctgcctgcaacatcctccagcatgaccggttaggcagtgggtcagtaagggtgtggggtggcatttctttgggggggctgcacagccacCATGTGCCTGtgctccaccaatgccacgttgcattgtagactgtccaggagttggcggatgctttagtccaggtctgggaggacatccctcaggagaccagtctccacctcatcaggagcatgcccaggcgttgtagggaggtcatacaggcacgtggaggccacacacactactgagcctcattgggacttgtattaaggacattacataaagttggatcagcctgtagtggggttttccactgtgattttgagtgactccatatccagacctccaggggttcatacatttcatttccattgagAATTtgtgtgggattttgttgtcagcgaattcaactctgtaaagaggaaaggatttcatacgattagttcattcagatctacgatgtgttgtcttagtgttccattttttttgagAGAGAGAgcgatataatatatatatatatatatatctctctataaaaaaaaaaatggaacactgcgataacacatcctagatctgaatgaactaatcgtatgaaatactttcctctttacatagttgaatgcgctgacaacaaaatcacacaaaagtgtgtgtgtgtgtatatatatatatatatatatatatatatgcgcacacacacccccaatataatatataaaatcatGTATATATAGTCTCTGTACTATATATTTGGACACACCCAATCAAGAGCcctgtacatatactgtatacagtgtcctgtacacactaatatatatatatatatttaggaccAGAGACAGGTgctgtgagaccacagaaacgttgtcttatgttttagctggaataaaacacatttttcaCTTTTGGATACTCTGGTGCGCTGCAGCTACCCTCTTGTATTTGAAAttttggacccaggaccggggtccctGAGTCTGCCTGCACCCACAGATTTGCCTTTGCTTGAGAGTGCTGCTTCAACATGTAAATGAatttattcccttttgtgtgtattggaactaaaccaaaaagggaggaaaaaagcaaattgtacataatgtcaccaaactccaaaaatggtctggacacaattattggcccctttcaaaattgtgggaaaataagattgagacatgtgatgttcctttatactcacctgaggcaagtaacaggtgcggacaatataaaaaccacacctgaaagcagataaaaaggagagaagttcacttagtctttgcattgtgtgtctgtgtgtgccacactaagcatggacaacagaaagaggagaagagaactgtctgaggacttgggaaccaaaattgtgggaaaatatcaacaatctcaaggttacaagtccatctccagagatctagattttcctttgtccacagtgcgcaacattatcaagaagtttacaccccaaggcactgtagataatctccctgggcgtggacggaagagaaatattgatgaaaggtgtcaatgcaggatagtctggatggtggataagcagccccaaacaagttccaaagatattcaagctgtcctgcaggctcagggagcatcagtgtcagcgcgaactatccacccacatttatatgaaatgaaactctatggaggagacccaggaggacccccgctatggaggagacccaggaggacccccgctatggaggagacccaggaggacccccgctatggaggagacccaggaggacccccgctatggaggagacccaagaggacccccgctatggaggagacccaagaggacccccgctatggaggagacccaagaggacccccactatggaggagacccaggaggacccccactatggaggagacccaggaggacccccactatggaggagacccaggaggaccccactatggaggagacccaggaggaccccactatggaggagacccaggaggaccccactatggaggagacccaggaggaccccactatggaggagacccaggaggaccccactatggaggagacccaggaggaccccactatggaggagacccaggaggaccccactatggaggagacccaggaggaccccactatggaggagacccaggaggaccccactgctgacacagactacattttgccaaaatgaacttgagcaaccaaaatccttctgggaaaacgtcttgtggacagatgagaccaagatagagctttttggtaaagcaaatcattctactgtttaccgaaaacggaatgaggcctacaaagaaaagaacacagtacctacagtgacatatgggggaggtcagtgatgttttgggttgttttgctgcctctggcactgggggccttgaatgtgtacaagacatcatgaaatctgaggattaccaacggattttgggtcgcactgtacagcccagtgtcagaaagctgggtttgtgtccgagatcttgggtcttccagcagaacaatgaccccaaacatacgtcaaaaagccccagaaatggatggcaacaaagcgctggagagttctgaagtgtcagcaatgagtccagatctaaatcccattgatcacctgtggagagatcttataattactgttgggaaaaggcgccttccaataagagaccgggagcagtttgttaaggaagaggggtccaacattccggctgagaggtgtaagaagcttattgatggttataggaagagtggtccaacattccggctgagaggtgtaagaagcttattgatggttataggaagagtggtccaacattccggctgagaggtgtaagaagcttattgatggttataggaagagtggtccaacattccgtctgagaggtgtaagaagattattgatggatataggaagacactgatttcacttatttttccaaagggtgtgcgaccaaatattaagttaaggggccaattttgtccagaccatttttggagtttggtgacatttatggacatttatcaacgggtttagtcaggttttctttactataaattgtcgcaactgcgactacacgatttttcgtgcgacattttgactggaaagcgagaaaagcaagttttccaaaaattaactatgtagtaataattttaaaatggactatgggtagtcaggtatttattaactgcgacagtcgcaactgcgcaaaaaaaagtcgcaacagcgttaaaaattgactaaatttactccagctcaaacatggagcagaaaaagctacgaccaaagtaaaaaagtaaaaattgcttacgtgaaagaaaattatcaacaggctgaaaccagttgataaataagtcgcacataagcaaaaaaaaagtaaagaaaaaattactaaaaaaaagaatacataagcaaacaatgataaatgtccccaattatgtccaatttgctttttttcctcccttttattggtttagttccaatacacacaaagggaataaacatgtgtatagcaaaacctgtgttactgcaatatatatatatatatacagaggagaggagatctatatatatatatatatatatacagaggagaggagatctatatatatatatatatatatatatacagaggagaggagatctatatatatatatatatatatatacacacaaagggaataaacatgtgtatagcagaacctgtgttactgcaatatatatatatacagaggagaggagatctatatatatatatacagaggagaggagatctatatatatatatatatatatacacacaaagggaataaacatgtgtatagcaaaacctgtgttactgcaatatatatatatacagaggagatctatatatatatacagaggagaggagatctatatatatatatatatatatatacacacaaagggaataaacatgtgtatagcagaacctgtgttactgcaatatatatatatacagaggaaaggagatctatatatatatatatatatatatatatacacacacaaagggaataaacatgtgtatagcaaaacctgtgttactgcaatatatatatatacagaggagaggagatctatatatatatatatatatatatatatatatatatatatacacacaaagggaataaacgtgtatagcaaaacctgtgttactgcaatatatatatatatatatatatatatatatatatatatatatacagaggagaggagatctatatatatatatatatatatatatatatatatatacagaggagaggagatctatatatatatatatatatatatatatatatatatacacacaaagggaataaacatgtgtatagcaaaacctgtgttactgcaatatatatatatacagaggagaggagatctatatatatatacagaggagaggagatctatatatacagaggagaggagatcgatatatatatatatatatatatatatacacaaagggaataaacatgtgtatagcaaaacatgtgttactgcaatatatatatatatatacagaggagaggagatctatatatatatatatatatatatatatatatatatatacacacaaagggaataaacatgtgtatagcaaaacctgtgttactgcaatatatatatatatacagaggagaggagatctatatatatatacagaggagaggagatctatatatacagaggagaggagatctatatatacagaggagaggagatctatatatatatacacacaaagggaataaacatgtgtatagcagaacctgtgttactgcaatatatatatatacagaggaaaggagatctatatatatatatacacacaaagggaataaacgtgtatagcaaaacctgtgttactgcaatatatatatatatatatatatatatacagaggagaggagatctatatatatatatatatatatatatatatatatatacagaggagaggagatctatatatatatatatatatatatatatatatatatatatacacacaaagggaataaacatgtgtatagcaaaacctgtgttactgcaatatatatatatacagaggagaggagatctatatatatatacagaggagaggagatctatatatacagaggagaggagatcgatatattatatatatatatatatatatatatatatacacaaagggaataaacatgtgtatagcaaaacatgtgttactgcaatatatatatatatatatacagaggagaggagatctatatatatatatatatatatatatatatacacacaaagggaataaacatgtgtatagcaaaacctgtgttactgcaatatatatatatatacagaggagaggagatctatatatatatacagaggagaggagatctatatatacagaggagaggagatctatatatacagaggagaggagatctatatatatatacacacaaagggaataaacatgtgtatagcaaaacatgtgttactgcaatcctttcctgtgaggaatacttcattttttaaATTTCAGGGGGACaatatttacagccatgactgtgtatacacACCCAATATAATATttgaaatcatatatatatatatacacacacagcccaatCTAGAGCcctgtacatatactgtatatagtctcCCCtacactaattatatatatatatatacacacacacactagagccTTATACATCTACTGTGAATATTCTCCTCTACTATAAATACCCAATCTAGAgccctgcactgtatatagtttTCCTTGT from the Hyla sarda isolate aHylSar1 chromosome 8, aHylSar1.hap1, whole genome shotgun sequence genome contains:
- the LOC130284603 gene encoding FMR1-interacting protein NUFIP2-like: MHKEHLAQDENSNPREGPVSRRKERLSPSEHDMNQLNRSRPKTGSWDSNGYGPEIEALAGRTEDSVPLSPSNSLNLRHLRGCERDSSGRGLQRPPPSQYHPNYYPTHHHHHHRTSYSGHRKGYWDYESQYRDGKRKAWVPRPGGGPHTQRPRNREALNSTETPCADMRPEQTAGDKSRNVSRQPSPPAEKEPAADSWLLFKPLPVFPVDSSSARTLPKISYASKVKENLDGKGLVPSSALRTSTTLPNCLLNAAQSGGDGTAAPHSLSSSSCSSLSSSSPPSPVSQENLGAIFQNEWGLSFINEPGAGQAAPAEAREPEEGAPGGVEGGGGGGDQDKAPMVMALVRLSHGFYIEGADPEGTSMENPKDWEAMVSYSLQEWNRVWNLHKRDPSRVVVYAETMDGKG